One Mycobacterium marseillense DNA window includes the following coding sequences:
- a CDS encoding aldehyde dehydrogenase family protein encodes MMTTESVASQTSLSKDSTNGAASGDIAATVARLRQTFATGRTRDVEWRKRQLLQLVKLMEENEAALAAALAEDLDRSPFEAYIADIATTAGEAKYAAKRVRKWTRRKYQLLELPQLPGRGWVEYEPYGTVLIIGAWNYPFYLTLGPAVGAIAAGNTVILKPSEIAAASSRVMAELVPKYLDNDAIAVIEGDGATSQELIAQGLDRVMFTGGTEIGRKVYEGAAPHLTPCTLELGGKSPVIVAADADVDVAAKRIAWMKLLNAGQTCVAPDYVLADATIRDDLVNKIGAAITKFTSDKPDGMRVVNQRQFDRISGYLSGSDGTVTVGGACDASKLRIQPAVVLDPDPDGPLMRNEIFGPVLPVITVQNLDEAIRFVNSRPKPLSAYLFTKRRETRERVIKEVPAGGMLVNHVAFQVSTAKLPFGGVGASGMGAYHGKWGFDEFSHRKAVLTKPTRPDLSSFIYPPYTERAFKMARRMF; translated from the coding sequence ATGATGACCACCGAATCGGTTGCATCGCAGACATCGCTCTCCAAGGACTCCACGAACGGCGCCGCTTCGGGCGACATCGCCGCGACGGTCGCGCGGCTTCGCCAGACCTTCGCCACCGGGCGCACCCGCGACGTCGAATGGCGTAAGCGGCAGTTGCTGCAACTCGTGAAGCTGATGGAGGAGAACGAGGCCGCGCTGGCCGCCGCGCTCGCCGAAGACCTGGACCGCAGCCCGTTCGAGGCCTACATCGCCGACATCGCCACCACCGCCGGTGAGGCCAAGTACGCGGCCAAGCGGGTGCGCAAGTGGACGCGGCGCAAGTACCAACTGCTGGAGCTGCCGCAGCTGCCCGGCCGCGGCTGGGTGGAATACGAGCCCTATGGCACCGTGCTGATCATCGGCGCCTGGAACTACCCCTTCTACCTCACGCTCGGCCCGGCCGTCGGGGCGATCGCCGCCGGCAACACCGTGATCCTCAAGCCGTCGGAAATCGCGGCCGCGTCCTCGCGAGTGATGGCCGAACTCGTCCCGAAGTACCTCGACAACGACGCCATCGCCGTGATCGAGGGCGACGGCGCGACGAGCCAGGAGCTCATCGCCCAGGGCCTGGACCGGGTGATGTTCACCGGCGGCACCGAGATCGGCCGCAAGGTCTACGAGGGTGCGGCGCCGCACCTGACCCCCTGCACCCTCGAGCTCGGCGGCAAGAGCCCGGTGATCGTCGCGGCGGACGCCGACGTGGACGTGGCCGCCAAGCGGATCGCCTGGATGAAACTGCTCAACGCCGGACAGACTTGCGTCGCACCGGATTACGTGTTGGCCGACGCCACGATCCGCGACGACCTGGTCAACAAGATCGGTGCCGCCATCACGAAGTTCACCTCCGACAAGCCGGACGGCATGCGGGTGGTCAACCAGCGGCAGTTCGACCGAATCAGCGGCTACCTTTCCGGATCCGACGGCACGGTCACCGTCGGCGGCGCCTGCGACGCCTCGAAGCTGCGCATCCAGCCCGCGGTGGTTCTGGACCCCGACCCGGACGGCCCGCTGATGCGGAACGAGATCTTCGGTCCGGTCCTGCCGGTGATCACGGTCCAAAACCTGGACGAGGCAATACGTTTCGTGAACTCACGACCCAAGCCGCTGTCGGCCTACCTGTTCACCAAGCGGCGCGAGACCCGCGAGCGGGTGATCAAGGAGGTGCCGGCCGGGGGCATGCTGGTCAACCACGTCGCCTTCCAGGTGTCGACGGCCAAGCTGCCCTTCGGCGGCGTCGGCGCGTCGGGCATGGGCGCCTACCACGGCAAGTGGGGCTTCGACGAGTTCAGCCACCGCAAGGCGGTCCTGACCAAGCCCACCCGCCCCGACCTGTCGAGCTTCATCTACCCTCCATACACCGAGCGGGCCTTCAAGATGGCCCGCCGGATGTTCTGA